tgtGCTGTGCAAGATGTGCTCCCTCCCTATCGCCTGTCTTTTTTAgtattgttttgtaaattccaattttctattcgcatacacacacacacgcaaacaaaacacagtaTGCGCTAATGTTTTTCCCCTccccgttttttgttttgttttagggGTATTAAAATATATGCTCATTGCTGAAGCGCGACTATTAGTGTTCTTCTCCGGTTCGTTTCGCTACATAAAAGCATTCACAATTCGATATCAACACATTCCTCACCAGCATGAATCACAGATTGTGTAAGTGTTTTGTATGTCTCTGTGTATGGGGGTAGCTTGTTTAAAAGGAAATACCTCCCCCCACCTACTGCAGCCACCTGCCGGGGGCAGGCTAATCAAAATAGGacttgcatgtttttttttctctttcgtaTCGTTTTTTTGAAACACAAAATTCAACATCCACTTCCAATTGTACAGGCGTGCATGCactaacacaaacaaacaaaaaaaaactgtaaacaGCTAATGCACTTTCCAGATGGATGCAATTTCATTGTccaatttgtttcgtttcttgTTGTTGGTTCGTTGTGCTTCCTTCAAACTCGTGTCCAATACAGAAAGGGATCGGAAGGCGGAATTTCGTATGCGATTgcatcgccccccccccccccaccccctcccctgTTGATCGTAATCTACTGGGTGTTGTTGGGGATGGGTTTTACGATATTGCCGTTGGAGCGTATCGCGTAAGCAAATCGCTCCATGCATCCTACCTACTTTGGCGCTCTAATACAAGATGTGGTGCGATCTTTTCTGTACAGATTCCGAACATGTATCACAGTTTTGAataaggttgtttttttttctgttttgtttcctgtGAACGTTGGGGTGTGCATACTGCAATATGTATGTATCAATTTTCGCTTCGTGCGGCCGTTATGATCCAATAACAATTTGCGGCACCGTACGGTTCCTTGCGGATTGATTAGTgtaaagaagaaagaagaaacaatCTCTTTTTTTCAACACTGCTAGAAACTGATATGTATGTACGCGTACGATGGCAAAACGTGTGTTTGGTGATTATTAGCAGCTGATGGTGGGAATATACCCTCGTATGAAAAGAACCGGCATTGTGAAGAAACGAATCATGTTAAAAGAATCGAtggaatagagagagaggagtTGCAGTTTTTGTTCCATAAATAGTTGTTCTACCTTAAGGGACCTAACACTAGGCAGGAAACGAACCATCATTTCCCTGCCCACCCCATACTAATGTACATACTAATATGAGCCAGAGACGCGATTGCGAGCATAGTTGATAACACTTAAAACGTACAGGTATTATTGAATAGTTTTGATTCGGCGAGCCGTCAAATGGCATTACgcacttgttttttgttattacttGCTAGTATGAGCGGGATGGTGATAGGTGATTAATATTAGCTAGCCGTACTGTAACTATAACAAGTaagctgtgtatgtgtggtgtaTATGTTGCTGGTTCAATGCGGCGCACCCGTGTTTAATGTTTTCTCTTCTACCCCTTCACTCAACTATTGCAATGCCTTCTTTGACTCTGCTCTAATGCTGAtagtactgctgctgctgctgctgctgctgccctgcGTTTACTCTAAGTAGTTTAATGTTTAAGTTTACTAATAATAAGCCATACTCGTCTTATCCGTGTCTCTCGTTGCTCTAAATGTTTGAAATCGGCCGGGGCACAACAAAACCGAACACCATTCGCggccactgctgctgcggccAAGTTACCGTGGCGCACTGTAAGTGCCTCGTCGGGAGCGGATCTTGCCCGCCGCCCTCACGGACGATGTCGACGTCCGCGGTAGCGGTGGCTTCCGGTGATGCACATGCAGCACACTGTCCGAGCAAGCTTCCCGCACCTCGTCCTCCAGCCGCCTGCTCATCCGGCTACCATGGTGACTTGCTTCTCCGGGCGTCTCGTCATCGTCCTCGTTGTTgttgccgtcgtcgtcgtcatcatcgccgccgccgccgtcttCGTGGTTCGGTGCCGCATCGGGGCTTTCTCCCTCCACGGCGCCAGCACCCGCTCCTTTCCCCTCTCATGACCGGCCATCGCTCGACTTGCTCTTGCGCAGCGACTTTCGCAGCTTGTCGACCAGCCGGCTGTGGAACTTGTTGAGGCTGCTCTGGCTGCCGGCGGCCGCCGGTGCCGGTACGGCCGGTCCGGCCGCACCCTTCGGCGGGCTGCTGCCCGCGCTCGCTTTCGACGGGCTGGACGCGATCAGGGAGCTTTGCGAGGTGCGGGACGAGTTGCGGGAAAACTGCGACCGGGAGGCCAGATGGGACATGTACATCGGGTGGCTGCGGTGGGCCGGCGAGCTCGACATGAACCCTTCGGTGCCGGGCGACGTGGACAGGCTGGGACAGTCGGAGCGCGAGCTTTCCGACACCTTGCGCGACCGGCAGTTGCTCTGGTTCGAGCATTCCGATATCCGCCGCTGGCGCCCCTTGTAGATGTCGAACTCGTTCTTCATCACCGGCATCATGAAAGCCATCTTGGCGTGCGTGAAATTGGCGACCGCTCAAAcgcgcaaacaaaacacacaattccttTTCGCTGTGGCGATacgcacagccacacacaataagcgcgcgtacacacacacacgcactcacacaccaaGGCGGCACACCGAAACGGCAAATACGGTGTCTGTCAAACGGAAAAGTTGTGCTCGTAGTCACGTACTCCagcagcgtttttttttcgttttccacGCTTTTCACACACTGGGACGAAAAATCGATAATCCGTACCCGTGACGGGGGGGTTGTTATTTTACTACGCGGtgggtgtatttttgttgttgttgcagttgCTTTTTCTGTTATTGTATTTGCTCACGTTCGAGGCACGTTGTAAAATTCTGTGCTAGAGCGAGAACGCATagggacacacatacacacgcgcgcacgttAGCGTTGGAGAAAAACTAACACGATGCGTTTTTGCCTCTTTTCCTCTTTACAACAACGACGATGCACGCAAAACGCATTCCCTGCAGAAACAAAACTTTCACTTCGTTCGGTTTTGCCGTGTAtaggtgtttgtgtttttctttacaCGGACACAACTAATTCGCACACGACGGTGTAGAGAAACGTTTGCAGCTATCGCGGTTTTCCGATTTGATCGATTCGCAACACGCTGTGCACTTCACAACGATACACTTTCAGCTCTGTGTGTATACTGTTACGGGGAACTCGCGTGACGACCGTTTTGTCGGTTAGCTACTGGCTCTTTCGGCGGTTCGAGAGAGAATGACGAGAACGGGCGTTCGCTCTCTGACTTTACGTATTTTTTCTTGAAGGCCCTGCTACACGACAAGCATAAAGTCGTTGCTCCTCGCAGTGTCATCCGGTGACGTTCATGCATTCGAGCTCGacggttttgattttttttatcgtattgTTTTGTGATTAAAGGGTTATTAGATACGATAAACAAGAGTTATTAGACGAGCTAAACGTATGAATTGAGGCCACAgattttcactgtttttgcCGAGCATCAT
This is a stretch of genomic DNA from Anopheles merus strain MAF chromosome 2R, AmerM5.1, whole genome shotgun sequence. It encodes these proteins:
- the LOC121590829 gene encoding uncharacterized protein LOC121590829; translated protein: MAFMMPVMKNEFDIYKGRQRRISECSNQSNCRSRKVSESSRSDCPSLSTSPGTEGFMSSSPAHRSHPMYMSHLASRSQFSRNSSRTSQSSLIASSPSKASAGSSPPKGAAGPAVPAPAAAGSQSSLNKFHSRLVDKLRKSLRKSKSSDGRS